Proteins encoded in a region of the Enoplosus armatus isolate fEnoArm2 chromosome 16, fEnoArm2.hap1, whole genome shotgun sequence genome:
- the LOC139299159 gene encoding hepatoma-derived growth factor-like → MPRSNRQREYKPGDLVFAKMKGYPHWPARIDELPEGAVKSPSNKYQVFFFGTHETAFLGAKDLFPYDEHKEKFGKTNKRKGFAEGLWEIENNPTVTHEGYESSKKDNASEGAGDTGSSEKADAEGSSDEDEGALVIDEKNERGGTKRKAEESTEASPKRPKDTEAEGDSKVDGNKSNTEAKLNDVAGPKVTAPSSQSESKPEAQENAPAGGQLTADKPVTDSA, encoded by the exons ATGCCGAGGTCCAACAGGCAACGAGAATACAAACCTGGAGATCTTGTATTTGCTAAAATGAAGGGCTATCCACACTGGCCTGCGAGG ATTGATGAGTTACCTGAAGGAGCCGTGAAGTCCCCCTCAAACAAGTACCAGGTGTTCTTTTTTGGGACGCATGAGAC GGCGTTCCTGGGGGCCAAGGATTTGTTCCCGTACGATGAACATAAGGAAAagtttggaaaaacaaacaagaggaaaGGCTTCGCTGAGGGACTCTGGGAGATCGAGAACAACCCCACTGTCACACATGAAGGCTACGAG TCATCGAAGAAGGACAACGCGTCAGAAGGAGCTGGGGATACAGGCAGTTCGGAGAAAGCAGATGCTGAGGGCAGCAGTGATGAGGATGAAGGGGCCCTGGTCATCGACGAGAAGAATGAGAGGGGAGGAACTAAACGAAAAGCAGAGGAGTCCACAGAG GCATCTCCCAAGCGGCCGAAGGATACGGAGGCGGAAGGTGACTCTAAAGTAGACGGCAACAAGTCGAACACAGAGGCTAAGCTCAATGATGTGGCTGGACCCAAGGTAACTGCTCCCTCCTCACAGAGTGAGTCAAAACCCGAGGCCCAGGAAAACGCTCCAGCAGGAGGCCAGCTAACAGCAGATAAG CCTGTGACAGACAGTGCTTAA
- the LOC139299254 gene encoding brevican core protein-like, with protein MVCRMLHNDKGREICLNRVLVAGRKIKKLMIKWQQDESLVIICSRDSESGYQADDVRQLQVNIPHSGPVSAPLGSSISIPCLVSLSSTPASSSSSPVAPRVKWTVVSGGVETQILVARGQRVKVNEGYRERAAWLNYTSSPDDLSLWLGDLRSSDSGHYRCEVQQGLEDASDLVQLKVKGVVFHYRDALGRYAFSFHQAQRACEAIGAQIATPDQLLAAYNDGYEQCDAGWLADQSVRYPIQVPREGCYGDMDGQPGVRNYGTMDPDDLFDVYCYVEEIDGELFHDSVSQQLSFDEAQSYCSAAGAELATTAQLYLAWSEGLDHCSPGWLSDGSVRYPIITPRERCGGPQAGVKTLYRFSNQTGFPEPTSLHDVYCFKDNINTHTDSPTDYVATEPEDIGQDVVILMETDQEQLQLNQHAEQVELKAQRVLESFPFFSSPSTEQNLVDTHPTVISDQTESPLNSTPTLDLLQAFDETSSPTEMSYNSQHPTALMNRTISTTEAYDSPHNMSLLPSVYNETESHHNLTFTFHQSEHESTTGLPESSDEPHTHNQTAPDTNPEENTQPSERPKDSQEIQETILNFDGSQANYSETESNHTKEGSFWEVTLDPMVQVKLEEAEVEEPVQMSLSTQASKEEGELVAPAQTTKSSINELTSLWDNLDGSGDISQESDLDIKAVSFISTSESSTSTSPSASASSAPVESQTALPDPTLSSGSRHSVKLGLDILSTAPQLWESSISRQEGSTSLEIEDTVTMESEEKHQHPTKSEDNLISGISLATTESPDTSQLTTDSTTARYQTSGYRVYFDTETTGYEEASGHEPDTVTATLGEDVKVAPTIEDDVKVNLTLEEEVTVNLSLEQDFEVSPTLEEKAKVSFSMEEDVKVSPTLALEEPNIAPTPAVDVEANVASTFEEEASVAPTLEKEASIAPTLEEKASVAPTLEEEASIAPTLEEEASIAPTFASEEEANVASTFEEDGSVAPTLEEEASIAPTFALEEEANVVPNLEEEASIVPTLALEEEANVATTLALEEEASVAPTFEEDFTVFPLDSQTSNWALLTTTTGPQESLIDLEYSRKTSSITSTAAPDSPSSTKPAAATTKTTTTTTTTKHWSRRTWSPTTSTPNVFHKTAEPQKVTAFIPPVDHGLVDVEFSLTQPPTLLILPNERAAVGGTGKVSVSDACVGDPCLNGGTCTERGGQIKCLCLPTYGGDFCQTDVEKCEPGWDKFHGFCYRHFGQRLSWEVAEQHCRMLGAHLVSIMTPEEQSYINSNYKEYQWTGLNDKTIEDDFRWSDGNPLLYENWYRGQPDSYFLSGEDCVVMVWHDDGRWSDVPCNYHLAYTCKRGTSSCGPPPKVRNASIFGKVRQRYETNAVVRYHCSQGFHQRLNPLIRCLSEGRWERPQILCIPEAGGPTQHPEVTSQTNSNFAAVEDEFQATKETPQFWDIKF; from the exons ATGGTGTGTCGCATGTTGCATAATGACAAAGGCAGGGAAATCTGTTTAAATAGAGTGCTGGTGGCCGGTAGGAAGATCAAGAAGCTGATGATCAAGTGGCAGCAG GATGAGTCTTTGGTGATCATCTGCTCCAGGGATTCAGAGTCTGGTTACCAGGCAG ATGATGTCCGGCAGCTCCAGGTGAACATCCCTCACTCAGGTCCGGTTTCCGCCCCCCTGGGTAGCTCCATCTCCATCCCCTGCTTGgtgtctctgtcctccacacctgcctcctcctcttcctcccctgttGCACCGCGGGTCAAGTGGACTGTGGTGTCTGGTGGGGTGGAGACGCAGATCTTGGTGGCACGGGGTCAAAGAGTGAAAGTCAACGAAGGGTACCGAGAGCGGGCCGCCTGGCTCAACTACACTTCCTCCCCTGATGATCTGTCACTGTGGTTGGGAGATTTACGCTCCAGTGACTCGGGTCACTATCGCTGCGAGGTGCAGCAGGGCCTGGAGGACGCCAGCGACCTCGTACAACTTAAggtcaaag gtgttGTATTCCACTATAGAGATGCTTTGGGCCGCTATGCGTTTTCCTTCCATCAGGCCCAGAGGGCTTGTGAGGCCATCGGGGCACAAATCGCCACTCCTGACCAGCTGCTGGCGGCCTATAATGACGGATACGAGCAGTGTGATGCAGGCTGGCTGGCAGACCAGTCTGTCAG GTACCCAATCCAAGTGCCCCGTGAAGGTTGTTATGGAGACATGGATGGCCAACCAGGAGTGAGGAACTATGGGACAATGGATCCAGATGATCTATTTGATGTTTACTGTTATGTGGAGGAAATTGACG GGGAGTTGTTTCATGACTCCGTCTCACAGCAGTTGTCATTTGATGAAGCGCAGTCATACTGCAGTGCAGCAGGAGCAGAGCTGGCTACAACAGCACAGCTGTACTTGGCATGGAGTGAAGGCCTGGACCATTGCAGCCCTGGCTGGCTGTCCGATGGCAGCGTGCGCTACCCTATCATAACTCCTAGAGAGCGCTGCGGGGGGCCTCAGGCAGGCGTCAAAACCCTCTACCGGTTCAGCAACCAGACTGGCTTCCCAGAGCCTACCAGCCTTCATGACGTTTATTGTTTCAAAG ATAATATAAATACTCATACCGACTCTCCCACGGACTACGTGGCCACAGAGCCTGAGGATATTGGACAAGATGTTGTTATTCTTATGGAAACAGATCAAGAGCAACTGCAACTGAACCAACATGCAGAACAGGTGGAGCTCAAAGCTCAACGGGTGCTCGaatcttttccctttttctccaGCCCTTCCACTGAGCAAAACCTGGTTGACACACACCCAACAGTTATATCAGACCAAACAGAGTCTCCCCTTAACAGCACACCTACATTGGACCTCCTCCAGGCATTTGATGAAACTTCATCTCCTACAGAAATGAGCTACAACTCCCAGCATCCTACAGCACTGATGAACCGTACTATCAGCACCACAGAAGCCTACGATTCCCCACACAACATGTCATTACTGCCCAGTGTTTACAATGAGACAGAATCCCACCACAACTTGACCTTCACCTTTCACCAGTCTGAACATGAAAGCACCACAGGGTTGCCTGAATCATCAGATGAACCTCACACACATAATCAGACAGCTCCAGATACAAATCCCGAAGAGAATACACAGCCATCTGAGAGGCCAAAGGATTCCCAAGAAATACAAGAGACCATCTTGAATTTTGACGGATCACAAGCCAAttacagtgagacagagagcaatCATACTAAAGAGGGGAGTTTCTGGGAGGTGACCCTTGACCCCATGGTTCAGGtgaagctggaggaggcagaAGTAGAAGAACCTGTGCAGATGTCTCTCTCAACTCAGGCCtcaaaagaagaaggagaactTGTAGCACCAGCACAAACTACAAAATCTTCCATCAATGAGCTAACTTCATTGTGGGACAATCTGGATGGTTCTGGAGATATTTCTCAAG AGAGTGACCTTGACATCAAAGCAGTCAGCTTCATCTCCACATCAGAGTCCTCCACTTCCACTTCACCCTCTGCTTCAGCTAGCAGTGCTCCTGTTGAGTCTCAGACTGCACTCCCTGATCCGACCCTCTCGTCTGGGTCACGCCATTCTGTCAAACTGGGCTTGGATATCCTCTCCACAGCACCACAGTTGTGGGAGTCCTCCATTTCCAGACAGGAGGGAAGTACAAGCTTAGAAATTGAAGACACAGTCACTATggaaagtgaagaaaaacatcagcacCCAACAAAGTCTGAAGACAACCTCATTTCTGGAATAAGTTTAGCCACCACTGAGTCTCCAGACACCTCTCAGTTAACTACTGATTCCACCACAGCACGGTATCAAACATCAGGTTACAGAGTCTATTTCGATACTGAAACCACTGGGTATGAAGAGGCAAGTGGTCATGAACCTGATACAGTTACTGCAACCCTTGGAGAAGACGTTAAAGTTGCTCCAACCATTGAAGATGATGTTAAAGTTAACCTAACTCTTGAGGAGGAAGTTACAGTTAACCTAAGCCTTGAACAAGATTTTGAGGTTTCCCCAACTCTTGAAGAGAAAGCTAAAGTTTCCTTTTCAATGGAAGAGGACGTTAAAGTTTCCCCAACCCTTGCCCTTGAAGAACCCAACATTGCCCCAACCCCTGCTGTTGACGTAGAAGCTAATGTTGCCTCAACCTTTGAAGAAGAAGCTAGCGTTGCCCCAACCCTTGAAAAAGAAGCTAGCATTGCCCCAACCCTTGAAGAAAAAGCTAGCGTTGCCCCAACCCTTGAAGAAGAAGCTAGCATTGCCCCAACCCTTGAAGAAGAAGCTAGCATTGCCCCAACCTTTGCCTCTGAAGAAGAAGCTAATGTTGCCTCAACCTTTGAAGAAGACGGTAGCGTTGCCCCAACCCTTGAAGAAGAAGCTAGCATTGCCCCAACCTTTGCTCTTGAAGAAGAAGCTAATGTTGTTCCAAACCTTGAAGAAGAAGCTAGCATTGTCCCAACCCTTGCTCTTGAAGAAGAAGCTAACGTTGCCACAACCCTTGCTCTTGAAGAAGAAGCTAGCGTTGCCCCAACCTTTGAGGAGGACTTTACTGTCTTTCCTCTCGATTCACAAACATCTAACTGGGCTCTGCTGACCACCACAACTGGACCCCAAGAGTCTCTGATTGATCTAGAGTACAGCAGAAaaacctcctccatcacctccacaGCAGCTCCAGATTCCCCCTCCAGTACAAAACCCGCTGCTGCCACCACAAAAACGACTACCACCACCACGACCACCAAACACTGGTCCAGACGCACCTGGAGCCCGACCACCTCAACACCGAATGTTTTCCACAAGACAGCTGAGCCCCAGAAGGTGACAGCCTTCATACCACCAGTGGATCATGGTCTGGTGGATGTTGAGTTTAGTCTCACCCAGCCACCCACCCTCCTTATCTTGCCCAATGAGAGGGCAGCTGTAGGCGGTACAGGGAAAGTTTCAG TTTCAGATGCCTGCGTGGGTGACCCGTGTCTCAATGGAGGCACATGCACTGAGCGAGGCGGGCAGATTAAATGTCTCTGTTTGCCAACATACGGAGGAGACTTCTGTCAGACTG ATGTGGAGAAATGTGAACCGGGTTGGGACAAGTTTCACGGTTTCTGCTACCGACACTTCGGCCAGCGTCTGAGCTGGGAGGTCGCAGAGCAGCACTGTCGCATGCTGGGAGCTCATCTGGTGTCCATCATGACCCCCGAGGAGCAGAGTTACATCAACA GCAACTACAAAGAATACCAGTGGACCGGTTTGAATGATAAGACCATTGAGGATGATTTCCGCTGGTCTGATGGAAACCCGCTG CTGTATGAGAACTGGTACAGAGGGCAGCCAGACAGCTATTTTCTGTCTGGTGAAGACTGTGTGGTGATGGTGTGGCACGATGACGGCCGCTGGAGTGACGTACCCTGCAACTATCACCTTGCATACACCTGCAAGAGAGGCACCT CCTCATGTGGTCCACCACCCAAGGTCCGAAACGCCTCTATATTTGGAAAAGTTCGACAGAGATACGAGACCAATGCAGTCGTGCGTTATCACTGCAGCCAGGGTTTCCATCAGAGGCTAAATCCTCTGATCAGGTGTCTGTCTGAAGGCAGGTGGGAGAGGCCCCAGATCCTGTGCATCCCCG AGGCCGGAGGTCCAACCCAACACCCTGAAGTGACGTCACAGACCAACAGCAACTTTGCCGCCGTTGAAGACGAGTTTCAAGCCACTAAAGAAACTCCGCAGTTCTGGGACATCAAGTTTTAA
- the mrpl24 gene encoding large ribosomal subunit protein uL24m, whose protein sequence is MRLTTLLSMAIRVVVPKDFRYGTNRPWTPAAKRLNPPGKKRRKVFVEPLAAEEWPVLRGDTVEILAGKDKGKQGKVIQVFRRRNWVMLEGLNTHHRYIGKSENYRGTYIASEAPILLHDVALVDPSDRKPTEVEWKFTEQGERVRVALRTGRIIPKPVVERRDGIVPQQWKDGPKDTSPEDTLEKTYVPSLKTLEEEVMEKLGIQENKRNRRSYWY, encoded by the exons ATGAGGCTGACCACCCTCCTATCGATGGCAATCAGGGTTGTTGTACCCAAAGATTTCCGCTACGGCACCAACAGACCGTGGACGCCGGCTGCTAAGAGGCTGAACCCTCcggggaagaagaggagaaaggtgTTTGTGGAGCCGTTAGCAGCAGAGGAGTGGCCTGTGCTCAGAGGGGACACG GTTGAGATTCTTGCAGGGAAGGACAAAGGAAAGCAAGGGAAAGTCATCCAAGTCTTCAGACGCAGAAACTGGGTTATGCTGGAAGGACTGAACACA CATCACAGGTATATTGGAAAATCTGAGAATTACCGTGGGACCTACATTGCCAGTGAGGCTCCCATTTTGCTCCATGATGTCGCCCTCGTTGACCCCTCAGACAG GAAGCCCACTGAGGTAGAGTGGAAATTCACGGAGCAGGGTGAGAGAGTCCGAGTGGCTCTCAGGACGGGTCGAATCATCCCGAAACCTGTTGTGGAGCGACGAGACGGCATCGTGCCACAGCAGTGGAAAG ATGGTCCCAAAGACACCAGTCCAGAAGACACTCTAGAAAAGACCTATGTACCATCTCTGAAAACCCTGGAGGAGGAAGTCATGGAGAAACTGGGCATCCAGGAGAACAAGAGGAACCGAAGGTCCTACTGGTACTGA